The genomic region CTAAAAATGACTCTTATGTAATGTCTGCATCGGGGGGAAAGATCTCTTTATTCAATATGATGACATTCAAGGTAATGAATAGAAGAATATAGATTCTCTGCCTTTATGCTTCTGTGCTGTGCATGTTTTCATCTCTCACATTTAATCATGACCAAGTGCAGACAATGACAACTTTCATGCCTCCACCACCAGCAGCAACATTCTTAGCATTCCATCCTcaagataataatataattgcaattgGCATGGATGATTCCACAATTCAGATATATAATGTTCGAGTTGATGAGGTATCACAGTTGTACTTATTTGGGTTTTTATGGATGACTGTCGGTGTTTCTCGTTGTTAAAGAAGAATCAAAGTGGACCTTTGATCCTCATTCTCTTTATGGATGACTGTCGGTGTTTCTCGTTGTTAAAGAAGAATCAAAGTGGACCTTTGATCCTCATTCTCTTCTTGCAGGTCAAAAGCAAGCTTAAAGGCCACTCAAAAAGGATTACAGGCCTCGCATTCTCACATGTATTGAATGTGCTTGTTTCATCTGGAGCTGATGCTCAGGTGAATGACTTAAATTTTACATGTTTTTGCTCTGTCTTGAGTGTCCAGCAACATCATTGCACAGAAAGACAGAAACTGTACAATGCTGCCACTGAAATTTACTGTCTTTTCTACTGGCCTTACAATTTCTGTCttgaagaacaaaaagaaaaaataatcctTCTCTCTTTTGGGGAaggtaaaatgaaaaatctccGCACTGCAGATAGTTGGTCATAGTAAAGATGTTTCTTGCTCTTGTTCAAGTTTTGCTCATTCTGATATTCTTTTTACCTAAAAATGTTCTCTCCAGCTCTGCGTGTGGAGTTCTGATGGATGGGAAAAGCAGAAATCCAGATTTTTGCAACTTCCTTCTGGGAGATCACCAGCAGCACAGTCTGAAACACGTGTACAGTTTCATCAGGACCAGATTCACTTTCTGGTTGTACACGAAACGCAGCTCGCGATATATGAAACTACAAAGTTAGAATGTGTAAAGCAGGTAAGTTTTTGCAATAAGAATTTGTTAAGGTTTTCTGAATTCCAATCTCTTATAGATACTCTTTTCATCTTCAGTGGGTACCTCGTGAATCTGCTGCCCCAATATCTCATGCAACATTTTCATGTGATAGCCAGCTGGTTTATGCTAGTTTTCTAGATGCAACTGTGTGCATATTCACCGCTGCACACCTCCGTTTGCGATGTCGCATTAATCCTTCTGCATATCTTTCTCCGGGAGTCAGGCAAGTCTTTCATgagttaatattttatgacatTTCAGATGGATTCCAATTGGTTACTTTATCTTTTACCTAAAGGATTATCTGAATTCCATTTAGCATGTGATTCTTAACTGGAACTAGGATTTTATCCTTTTGCCATCAAACACAAAATGAAGTTTCTTACTCTaacttctctttctttcttctggCAGTTCAAATGTACATCCACTTGTGATTGCAGCACATCCACAAGAAcctaatcaatttgcattaGGTCTATCAGATGGTTCAGTTCATGTTTTTGAGCCCCTTGAATCGGAAGGCAAATGGGGTGTCCCACCACCAGCCGAAAACGGCTCTACAAGCAGTGTACCAACCACTCCTTTAGTTGGAGCTTCAGCCTCAGATCAGGCACAAAGATGATCCAATAGTAGTCTCAGAAACCTTACATGCTCTACTTGCCAGCTCCTTGGGAATTTCGGTAATGTTGGCTATCTAATATTCTCTATACTCACTGATGAAGACTGAATAGCTTCCGTTCTGGAAATAAGCTAGCGCCCCCCATCTTGTTCCAGGAAACTGTGGTAGAACACCTGTACATTACATCTTCTTTCCGGGCATTGTGTAACACAttcttctctatatttttctgGATACATGCAGTTTTTGGAGCTGGATATGTAATTATCTCAGACCTTTGGCTCAAACATGCCAATTCACTAACAGTTTGGGTGAGATGTGATGTAAGATTAATGTTTTTAGTGAGTGTTAACAGTCAATTTTCCACCTTTATAGAGAGTaaacaaatttcatttttttgtcccTTCTCTTTCTCAACTTATTCTATTTGATCAAACGATCTCTTGCTCCACTAGTTTTATTCATAGAACGCCCCAAAAGAGTTGCCGATTGCTACACCTATCTCATTTAGAATGTATAGCGCCTTTCGTTGCTTTTATTTGTAGACAATTGAATCCAAAGTACACAAGATGTGATTGATTTCAAACATAAAAGTTCCACACTCGTGGGCGTTGTCATTGTTAGCGACTCAGGACGATCCTGTCGGAGGTATCAAGGGATATTTCCACTAAACGTTAAGCGTGACGGCAGGCTAGAAGTGCAGTAGGCATGGAGAAGTTTACAAAAAGTGATGAGAGTTGTATTCCCCTTTGTTTGGGATAATTCTTTTCGAATTTCATCTTCAAACACTTCCACCACCTTCGCACaccaatatatttttgatcgAGACTCGTTTGCAAGCAAGGAGTGGAGATGGAGCTAAGTACATCTGATCTTCACGTATTTGAGGAGGGAACTATGTGAATACGTATGATCGAGATGGCTGCAAGGAGCGGAGCAGCCGCCAAGGCGATAGcgatatttgaattttagaaaacaatttggagaaaagattttagattcatatttaataatatataatttaaaaacaaagtCGAAGGATATCaatgttttgaatttaaaaaaggaGCGGACCATCcattgcaatttttatttccatcaATTATGCTGCAACAACAAAGCAAAATGGGAAAACTGTATTGTAAgtgtaaaatatttcaattaattaataataaaaggaaacaacTACTcacatatttgatgaaattcaaATCTATGGTCATCAAATGTTGGTGATATCTCCACTTGATTCCAAAACccattgataattataatctCATATGTTGGTGATATCTCCACTTGATTTTAAAACCCATTGATAATTAATACTTGAAGTATACAATACTATATAGATTCTCGCATCAGaacaaaatagtaatattcaGACAGCAATCAGACACCTCGGCAATTTTGCTCATATACTCAACTTCACAGTAACATTTGTGAACTGATGACCCAGATTAGATAGCCACAAATTCTGTCTAATCTTAGTACCATTTATACTAACAGCGGCGTTATGCCATTGAATATTCCCTTGCACAATAGTTATGAGACCTTAATCTAATGGTTGCACTATGGCCCAAATCCCATAGatgaattcaaaatcaagAGTTCTAATCACACCAAACCTATTGATGTTTTCCCACTTTTTAtgagatattataatttacccacaTTCATATTAGTGAAGTGATTGAACTGAGAGTTATTAATACATgtttatattctttatatattgatgtatttaattaaatcgatCTAATgctcaaacatatatacatacatatatatttatatttatatgatatgaCAAGCCACCTTTTAGTATTTAGACAGTAGTAAAGCAGGTTTGATTTGCATCTTATTAAAACTAATAACAAACTCACATTTCACCATAAAATTCTGACCAGCCGACACCAAACTAGTCCGGAAGTGTGCCAATTGCCTCCAACATGGTTTGAAACATGCTTCATACCTCAAACAACTAACATCTAAGCCGGAAAAACATGACAGATGCCGTTACTTATCAATATCAAACATGCATATCAATCATTGAAGCAGCATTTATATACACAAGTTCTTGAGTCGGAAAAAGTTTTTCCAGACCGACAAGGAACGACACTTAAGACCACGCCCAAGGAAGATGTTATGTACATTTCTTTCCTAGAGATACAGGAGAGAACCTTCACATGTGGCACGGATCGGAAAGCAATTGTACTAACATGCTCAGAACAAACTTTCAATGTTCAgaatatatacaatttcatAGACGATATGTGCTTTTATTGCAGCCATACGTAGAGAGGATGTCCTGTGCTGATGAAATATGCGTCCAGTCTGGGCTCTATTCAGGCCTAAAACTCACCAGGTTAGGGAGATCAGACGACTGGAGCTTCTTTATGTCATTGGCAGTGACCTTGCAGGACTCCAATGTCAGtgacttcaaatttttaagtGACTTGAGATGCTGCAAACCAGCACTTGTTACTCGAGAATTTGAAACGTTCAACGACACCAGCTGTATAAGTCCTGCATTTACAGGtgaaataagagaaaatttcggccaaagaaaaaagaaaagggaaatagAGAATATCGGTAAATATCAGTTCATATCCTGTCGGATCCATTTGTATGAGCTAAAGCAAATATGCTAAGTAGATATAACAAATGAGCTTTAGACAGAATGTTTCTTGGATAGAAAATAAGAACAGCATGGATGTTAATTTGTGCAAGTACCAGAAATCCATTCCAAACTCCTGTCTGTCAAGTGGTTGTTCTGGGACAGATTCAGCAGTGTCAAGGATGTAAGGTCCTTAATGTTCTTTACACCAGCATCAGTTAATCCACCACCACAGATTTCCAGAGACCGCAGGTTCTTGAAAGCTGAATGAAAAGATGCAAACAAATTGAAGATGATGAGAAAAACGGTCaccatgaaaaatgaaaaagctaGCAACTTGTGAAGCACACAAGTAATAACTTGCCAACCCTCGTAGAATTTCACAAATCGCCCTGATTtggaattttggacaaataaaaacaattaattatttctggCAATAACAAAAGATGAGCGCAGTTGAGTACAATGAGTTAAGTTATTAGCATACATCGCAGATAATTGGTTCCAGAATCAGTAATCCGTGCTCCAAAGAGATCCAGATGCATCAACCCAGTCAAATCTGCAAAGAAGAAATTTCATACTTCAAATAACTTTATAAACACAGAACAGAGCATTCTCCTCTGTGATCTGTCGCCTGAAGTCTTAAATGTAGCTAAAAAAAAGGTGTGAAATACCAAGTACTGTCACACGAGCATGAAAACAGCAAAAACGATCACTCAAGaatacagaaaaagaaaaggaaagaatgGCATCAAAGTCTTTCTAGGTGATATAAAGTCTTGTATGGGGCAAAATCCTGACTCCAGGTgacaaataagaaaagaattaaacagaaaaagaaaactaacaaatcaaaagaaaCCTAGGACATGTTGGGCTTTTCAGGTTAACATCAACTTGGAAGTAGAAATAATAGCATGCCTACAGAGACACAAACCTTCGAACCACGTCATCTACATGTCATACACAAACGCCACCAATCACAATTCTCGAGATTGCTGAATTTATCAGCATCAACAGAAAAGCATACATCTGTAGGGGAGTTTTTCCTTTTGGTTACCTATCATATTTGGAGGCTATCACTGAATAAAAACAGTGATGCTGTTATACTGAAAGCTTTttcatgcatcaatttttttattttgtaatagacATTCTGTGGACAACTTACAAACTAGagacaaaaaatttaactttgaAATAACATGCGGGAACCAGATGTCAGCAGAGAATAATCTATTTCTACAGTAACATGCTATCTcttttgacaaaatatatttcctGCTGCAGTTTAATGTTGTCCTATGCAATCCATTTATAAAGCTCAACTTCAGACTGGAATATCGAATCATGTTTTTAACACTAGGGAAACATGGAGAAGGAGATTTGTCCTGTCCACTTTGAAGCGTCTGGCTAAGACGATACAAATATTGAAACCTTTAAGAGCGGAGGCTAAACAGTGGAGAAAAAGCCACAAACAAGGGCCAAACAAAGATCCATAACAGAAGCGGCACATAACTTGGACAAGAGAGTGCAGTACCCCGTGCATACAAATGAAGCAAATGTAATGAATATTAAACTGAGATCATGCTGATAGATAACTGCAACAGTCACCAGACCAAGAAATCTTACTTGTAAGAGCAGCAAGGCCAGCATCAGTAATTTGACGAGCATCCAAATTGAGGGACTTGAGAGAGGTTAAGCCAGACAACTTTCTCAAACCAGCATCCGTAACAACAGTGAAGGAAAGATTTAAACTCTCCAGATTATGCAGACCTGCATAGATGACCAAAAATGAATCAAGGTTGAGATTTTGCCATTTATAATGACACAATACAATTTGAAATGTCTACTGAACAATCATAAACATActtaaaagcaaaaaatagGTCTCTTGGCACAAGAAATAGTTGCAGAAAGCCATTTGGAATCCATTAATAAACACTAACATTTGTGCGCTAACCTGGGGCAGTTATTCAAGAGGTTACATTCAAGCTTCAGAGACGGACAGGGAATTTTTCCCTAAAGTTTTCAATGGGCACCAGAACTTGGTTATGCACACATCACAAAGCTGATATTTCAGCTGATTCTTGGAGCTCAGAAAAAACATTTTGACATAGGCTTAGCTTGGGAGAGGATATTTCATAGCTGAACCTCATTTATATTTGTCTGGATCAAGGCCTGAGAagtcttataaaaaattatcttttggCATAATCCTGTTCCAACTTAGAACATGCAGTCACATTTGCTCATGCTCAACTTGAGAAGCAGCGCATATTCAATTATGAAATAGGATACCAGAATAGCGTCCAAGGAACtacatgtaaatattaaactataaAACAAGAGAGATGCATATCACTAATAGGCCCCTAAACGCAGAAAACTCAGATGTATCTATACAgcaatatagaaaatatattatttgtacagATGACTTCAGTATCATCCAAGGATTGTTCCGAACCGGAAAGATGGCGTAGTCCACTGCTTCCAACTTCAGTGTCTGACAACTCCAAGCATTTCAGACGAGATAGGCCTGACACCATGGGCCAGAGGAACCAATGTTAGCAAGTGAGAGAAACAGCATCATTTGCAACAAAGAAATATCAGGATATATATGAGGAAAGCAATGAGGTAAATAACAAAATCATCTGCAGCAATTTCATGATACCAGGAGTGCATCAGACTATGAAggcaaattcaattttgatgcagaaatataaaaagaaaatacactCAGCCAACACAAAGCtagcaattaaaatattaacctGCAAGGTGAACCATCCCTTCATCATTAATCCTGCAAGAATCCAAGTTTAAGCTCTCCAAATTCGTTAGACCTGTGGCACAAACATTCAGCATTTGTGACCATTATTCTATTAAATGGAAATCAATCAACCTTCACATGAACAAGCATACAACCTTCACATGAATGTTGCACGAACACaactaaatcaaattatattatgggGGGCGCTGTTTAATTCCACTTGACAAGCTAAATTTACCTTTAATATGCACCAACATGGCACCTGAGATCTCATTGAATCCCAAATTCAGAACTTTCAGAGATTGCAACTCTGCGTCAAGCAGAGAAGACAAATATTAACTCGAGAATCATGTCAACAATTCACAATAGAATGCAAATAACTATATTCTTCTGTTACATTTGCAGGTTGAAACCAAGGTTTAGATATCttacttgaaaatttatcacaacCATCATCTGTCAAATTACATCTGCTGAGATTCAAATACAACAAGGCACCAAGAGCTGCAATGAACAAAATCCCAGCACGTAGTATAAGAAACTGGTCTAGATAATGGAAACTACGATATTGAAGTTCTTGCGGcacataatttcaaaaattttaccatCATGGTTAATTAACAAGAGACATGTGATTGATGCAATGAAAAATGCTGTGCATCAAATCACAATTATCAGGTTCCAAGGAACTAGGTCAGGCGGAAACAGAAATAAAACCAAGCACAAGATGAACCTGTAAGTGAATCCAGACATGCAGCAGTGACAGGGCAACCCTCCATATTCAAAAGAGTAAGGTTCTTCAAATCTATCAAAcaaatattgagaaaattagaaactttatttttgtcaaCACCCTCAAGACGCAAGGGATCTGCAGCTTAACAGTGTTGCTTTCGCTCTTATCCTGCGAAAAGACCTCTTCACACAGTATTCTTGGGAGACACAGAATATGGACAGCAGCACATCAAAATAAAGTCAGAAATTTCTCGTATTCTCATTTTCGGAtcactatataattaaggTTCCAGAAAAGGTTTTGACACAACATATTTTAATGGTTTAAAACCATAAAATAGACTTGAAGAGAATAAGAGAACTCCCATGGGTCAAATGACATGAATCCTTTTGCTTTAAACCACAAATGAACCAAAAATCATTCGTACAGGTTGCTTATATTACCTCTTAGGAAGGCAACACCATTATCAGTAACCTTACTGGAAGCAATTTGTAATGACTTCAAGCTTGTAAGTCCTGCAACACAGAGAGAAACAAGTCGGAGACCAGTAAGGAGCGGAGTATCAGATGGTGTGAATTATATGTACATTCTTATCAAAATAGCTCGCTACAATGTGTTCAAATACAAGAGATAACCCagtatcaaattttaggatttGGAGAATAGAACATGAGCTACCTGAGAGAGCCCTTATATCAGCATCAGTGATGCAGTTGCAACAATTAACATTAACAGATTCAAGCTTAGAAAGTCCTGTAAAAAAAAGGACAAGGTAGATCAGAGAATGAAATGTATAGGGTTCAAAGGGAAAGTGAACCAAGTCCAATATATCGACAACAATTAGGATATTATGTTGTCAAGAAGGAATTTGATTCCATATACATCAGCAACTATTATGTCACGAACAAGCTTGTATCAGTAAAGCTGAACCACAGGCGCATTAGATGGCTGTTGAGCATACAAGTCACGGTTGAAAGAAAGGAAGTCTCTCATACCCATCTCACCATATTAATTCAAGTTTCGTTTTTCCTGTCTGCCATTTAAGTCCCTGGCCCTTGAATGGTgctaaaccaaaaaaaaaaaagagtaaaagaGCACAAAAGATGATAAAAACCTTAGTACATTTTCATCGTTCAATTCCCTCAAATATATCTGTATTCTAAGTCTATCAAGAACTCAACTTGTATGGTCCAGATCACAATTACGACGACAATATTGTTTCTCCATCAGAAGAAAATTTCATTCACAGGAAAAAGGAACCTTCAAGTTACCTGTATTTCCTAAAGTTTAGCAAGATTTTGGTGAAGTTAATGCATCACAACAACAAAGCATATAAAGCATAAATGCCTAAAACTAAGGAAGCCAGTTTGTTCcgttattatttactaaaaaacGATTTCCAGAAAAAGCAGATATTAAAAATCCCAATGCCTCTAATTCCATACATGATTAGCATTATTAAGAAAACTACTTCACGACTCGGAGAGagttcacaaaataaaaaccttTTAGATGGACAAGCCCTCCATGGATCCTTGGACATCTCTCCAGGTCCAACTTTACCAAGTTGATTAAGCCAGATAAGGAACTCATTCCTTGTGCAGTGATCAAGTTGTTTCTTTTAAAACTTAGAGTAGTCAGGTTTGACAGACCTACAAGGTAGAGAAACAATAGTACATATCAGCTCATAAGTTTTAAACACATGTCGTAGAGTTCGCAACCACCATGGCGTCATACAGCTCTCTCCCAATTTCTTGGACCCTAGTTGTTTAAGTAGACAAAACATGTGGTCCACCAAAATGCTCCAATACAACTGCAGGCTCAAGCTAAACACATACAATGCAGCATGGTTGCAGAATCAATTCCTGAGGTGTCATCGCCCAACCAATTATTGGCCCAAGCAACATAAGagaaaaatgaggaaaaagaaacatagCTACTAGTTGCATTCTTCCTTTTCCATCCAGGCCATATCAAATCAGGCCCTTCCTCTGGATTATATCAATTGGGATGGAGAAGGTGTGTGGCTGGGCAGGGAGTGTCAACAAGTTCTAAATTGTACCTTACAAGAGGCTGCTAAGCGCTAAGTTATGATCAAAGAGTAAACCAGGTATCAAATTGGTCAGTAAATTATTGGGATGAAAACCCTTTAATAACTTATAACGTTGATATAACATTGTAGTCAACACTTGCAGTCCAAACAGATTTTCGCAGAGGGTCAAAACCTACACTTTAACTGCAAGAATTTCATGAATGAAAAACCACATTCTTAGTATTAGAGGAAAAAGTTCCTACCATTGATCTGTTCCAGGCCTTTGTCAGAAATCTGGTCAcagtaattaaaattcaaggCTTGAAGATTTTTGCAATCTTTGAGATAAATTAACCCAGAGTCACTAACATCTGAACCCGAAAGATCCACAGAGAGTAGAGATGAACCCTGTGAAGAGACAACGTCCATCCAATTGTCACTAAATCCTGGGTATTCTCCCAAATTAAGATCCTGCAACAAACAGAAAAGTGAGCATGAGAACAGCTGTTGTCTATCCTTTAGGCAGCCAAAGCAATTTGTGACCCATTTCTTCACTTAGCAAAGCTTGCAGACCTGAAGAGCACAATCCCGAAAAGCTTCAAGTACAGAATCAGTTAGACATTGGGAACACACTAGATCGTCAAAAATCTGTTGACTTATATCCCTTGGCAGCATGGAGAAGGTGCTATATTTGTTTATGTCcttcaacaaaagaaaattgcttGTCAATACATTTAAAACAGTTTGGGCTTTCCCTCTTATACAGTGAACTATAAACAGAGTAAACACGCCAAACATACTTGccgaattttatatatacaaagatCCATAAGAGATGGGCAACTTCGTTTCCCTTGACTAGCGTCCATAGATGATCTAGAAAATGAGGTTCCAAGCCATTTTGAGCTCCCACTTTT from Sesamum indicum cultivar Zhongzhi No. 13 linkage group LG3, S_indicum_v1.0, whole genome shotgun sequence harbors:
- the LOC105158349 gene encoding F-box/LRR-repeat protein 14 isoform X2: MGGACSRKRDQPVNEDNLNRGVSGRYTKSGSSKWLGTSFSRSSMDASQGKRSCPSLMDLCIYKIRQDINKYSTFSMLPRDISQQIFDDLVCSQCLTDSVLEAFRDCALQDLNLGEYPGFSDNWMDVVSSQGSSLLSVDLSGSDVSDSGLIYLKDCKNLQALNFNYCDQISDKGLEQINGLSKLESVNVNCCNCITDADIRALSGLTSLKSLQIASSKVTDNGVAFLRDLKNLTLLNMEGCPVTAACLDSLTALGALLYLNLSRCNLTDDGCDKFSKLQSLKVLNLGFNEISGAMLVHIKGLTNLESLNLDSCRINDEGMVHLAGLSRLKCLELSDTEVGSSGLRHLSGLHNLESLNLSFTVVTDAGLRKLSGLTSLKSLNLDARQITDAGLAALTNLTGLMHLDLFGARITDSGTNYLRSFKNLRSLEICGGGLTDAGVKNIKDLTSLTLLNLSQNNHLTDRSLEWISGLIQLVSLNVSNSRVTSAGLQHLKSLKNLKSLTLESCKVTANDIKKLQSSDLPNLVSFRPE
- the LOC105158349 gene encoding F-box/LRR-repeat protein 14 isoform X1, with translation MGGACSRKRDQPVNEDNLNRGVSGRYTKSGSSKWLGTSFSRSSMDASQGKRSCPSLMDLCIYKIRQDINKYSTFSMLPRDISQQIFDDLVCSQCLTDSVLEAFRDCALQDLNLGEYPGFSDNWMDVVSSQGSSLLSVDLSGSDVSDSGLIYLKDCKNLQALNFNYCDQISDKGLEQINGLSNLTTLSFKRNNLITAQGMSSLSGLINLVKLDLERCPRIHGGLVHLKGLSKLESVNVNCCNCITDADIRALSGLTSLKSLQIASSKVTDNGVAFLRDLKNLTLLNMEGCPVTAACLDSLTALGALLYLNLSRCNLTDDGCDKFSKLQSLKVLNLGFNEISGAMLVHIKGLTNLESLNLDSCRINDEGMVHLAGLSRLKCLELSDTEVGSSGLRHLSGLHNLESLNLSFTVVTDAGLRKLSGLTSLKSLNLDARQITDAGLAALTNLTGLMHLDLFGARITDSGTNYLRSFKNLRSLEICGGGLTDAGVKNIKDLTSLTLLNLSQNNHLTDRSLEWISGLIQLVSLNVSNSRVTSAGLQHLKSLKNLKSLTLESCKVTANDIKKLQSSDLPNLVSFRPE